The sequence CCCGCGACCCCTACGGCGTCGCCGTCATCGACGGCGAGGAGGCCCGCCTCGGAGCAGCCGAGCTCTTCGAGCTCGAGACCCCCTGCGACGTCGACCTCTTCCTGGAGCTCGCGCGGGCACTGCTCAGCCGCCGCTCGATCGCGGTCGTCGACGAGCTGGTCTCGCCGCTGTCGATCCTGTTCTCCCGGGTCGCGCTGGAGGTGCACGGAGTCCGGCTCGCGGCCACCGACGCCGTCCGGGCCGAGATCGTCCGGGGTCTCGTCCTCAGCCTCATGGACGGCCGGGTCGACGACTTCCGCGACCTCGTGGCCGACTACGTCGTGGCGATGTCGATCGACTGAGCCTCGCGACGCGCAAGCCACTCCCGGGCGAGGGTGGCGTAGACGCAGGTGTCGCCCCACTCGCCCTTGAAGAAGGCGTCCTCGACGAAGTGCGCCTCCTCGCGCATGCCGAGTCGCCGGCAGACCCCGATCGACGCGGTGTTCCGCGGGTCGAGGGTGGCGTGCACGCGGCGCGAGTGCAGCTCGTCGACGCAGAGGTCGACCATCGAGGCCGCCGCCTCCGTCGCATAGCCCCGCCCCTGGAACGCCGGGTTGAGCACCCAGCCCACCTCGGCCTGGCGGTGCTCGACGCTGGTCAGCCGGATGTTGACCTCTCCGATCACGCGACCCGGAGCATCCTGCGTCTCGATGGCCAGGCAGAGGGGATCGCCGTCGCGGCGGAGGCTCGTCATCGCCGTCCGCCGATGCAGGTGCTCAGCGGTGTCTGTGCGGTCGCGCACCGGCCACAGCATGTAGCGGAGCGTCTCGGCGTCCGACTGGTAGACGAGGACGTCGTCGAGGTCGGAGTCGAGCAGGGGCCGCAGGATGAGGCGCTCGGTGCGACCCGGGCGGGCCTCGAACGTCAGCGAGCTGCCGGGCTCCAGCGGACCATCCGGCTGCAGCGGACCGTCGGGCTGCAGCGGACCGTCGGGCTGCAGCGGACCCTCCGGCGGCATCAGACCGCGGTCGCCTCGCCGGACCGGTCGTCGCCGAGGGGCCGGAGAGCCGTCGGCGCGGAGGCGCGTGTGTCGGTGAGGCCGAAGAGGGCCTCGAGGCCGTCGCGGAAGTCCTCTCCGCGACCCTCGCGAGCCAGTTCGCGCGCCCGGACCGAGGGGGTGTGCAGCAGGACGCCGGCGAGGTGGCGCAGCGCCTGCTCGGTGCGCTCGCTGGAGTCGCCGCGCGAGCGGGCGCGCTCGATCTCGGCGTCGAGGAGGTCGAACACGTGCTTGCGGAGAGCCACCACGGCGGGCGAGAGCGACTGCTCGGCAGCGACGGCCTGGAACTCGGCGGCCGCGCTGGTCACGAGGGCGCGGGCGTCGTCGGCGGCGCTGAGCTCGGCGAGCGGGGCGTGGAGGCTGATCGTCTCGAGGTCGAGGAGCTCGACCCCGTCGACGCGGGCGACGAGGGGGTCGACGTTGCGGGGCAGGCCGAGATCGATGACGAGCCGGCGGACGCCGGCCTCGACGACGGAGGGCACCACGAGGGGCTCGGTGGTGGACGTGCACGTGATGAGCACGTCGCTCCAGGCGATCGCCTCGGCGAGGTCGGTGTGGGCGACGAGCTGGTGCTTGGCCGCGAACCAGGGGGCGCGGCCGGACGCCGAGAAGACGCCGATGCTCTCGGCCCCGCGGTCGCGGAGGGCGGCGACGGTGGTCGCGGCGTACATGCCGGTGCCGACGAGCAGGATGCGGGCCTGCGACCAGTCGGTCACGCGGCTCTGGGCGAGATCGAGGGCGAGCCGCACGAGCGAGCGCCCGGCACCGCCGACGTTGGTGCGGTTCTTGACGCCGCGGGAGGTGTGGGAGGCCTGTTGGAACAGGCGCTCGAGGTCGCGCGAGGTGGTGCCGTCGTCGCGGGCGCGCTCGAGGGCGCGCCTCACCTGACCCGAGATCTCGTCCTCGCCGACGACGACCGACTCGAGGCCGGAGCTCACGGCGAACAGGTGCTCGACGACTCCGTCGCCGGTGATGACGCTGACGCTGTCGCGCAGGTCGGAGGGCACGACGCCGCTGGCCGCGCTCATGGTCTGGATGGTCGCCTCGACCGCGACCGCCGAGGCGGCGGTGAGGGGCTCGTCGACGTCGAGATAGGCCTCGAAGCGGTTGCACGTCGCGAGCACGACGGCGCCCGACACGAAATCGCTCGACTCGACCAGGGTGCCCGCCGCCGTGGGTGCGCCGACGCTCAACTTCTCGAGGAGGTCGAAGCTGGCGTTCTGATGAGACGCCGTGAGGCAGATGAGCACGTCGTCCATGGTAACTCGCGCTCGAAAGCGGCTCCATGGCCGCCTCTCAGCATCGAGAGACCAGACGACCCCGCGGCTAGGGTCGGAGCGTGCTCCTCTTCCGACCCGCCACCCTCGCCGACACGTCCGCCCTCGTCGACCTCGTGCAGTCCGCCTACCGCGGCGACGCGAGCCGCGCCGGCTGGACCACCGAGGCCGACCTCCTCGACGGACCGCGGATCGACGCGGAGCTCCTGGCCGTCGACCTCGCGAATCCGGACGGCGCGGTGCTCGTGGGCGAGGAGGACGGCGTGATCCTGGCCTGCTGCAATCTCGTGCGCAGAAGCGACACCACCGGCTACTTCGGCATGTTCGCGGTCTCGCCCCTCCGCCAGGGCGCCGGGCTCGGCAAGGAAGTCCTCGCCGAGGCGGAGCGCGTCGCCCGCGACGACTGGGACCTGAGCGCCCTCGAGATGACCGTCCTCGAGCAGCGTCCCGAGCTCATCGCGTTCTACGAGCGCCGTGGCTACGAGCGGACGGGCGGGTTCGCGCCGTTCCCGTACGGCGAGGACCGCGTCGGCCTGCCGCGCCGCGACGACCTCCGGATGGTCGTCCTCCGCAAGCGCCTCTGATCCTGCGCTCGGCTCCGTTCCCTAGGGTGCAGGCATGAGCAACGACACGCCCTCGGGCGACAGCACCAGCACGAGCACCACCACCACCAGCAGCCAGTGGCACCTCGTGGCCCGCCCGCACGGCGAGCCCGTCCCGTCCGACGTCGCGCTGCGCACCGTCGACCTCCCGCCGCTCGGTGAGGGCGAGGTGCGGGTCGCCAACGAGTTCCTCTCGGTCGACCCCTACATGCGCGGCCGCATGAACGACGTGCCCTCGTACGTCCCGCCGTTCCGACTCGACGAGCCGATGACCGGCGGCGCCGTCGGCCGCGTGGTCGAGTCGCGCTCGAGCGACCTCCCCGTGGGCACCGCGGTCAGCCACAACGACGGCTGGCGCGACGTGGCGCAGGGCCCGGCGAAGGCGTTCTCGCGCGTCGAGGAGCTGCCCGGCGTCTCGCTCTCGGTGCACCTCGGCGCCCTCGGCCTGACCGGCCTCACCGCCTACACCGGCCTCACCCGCATCGCGGGCCTGAAGGAGGGCGACGTCGTCTTCGTCTCGGGCGCCGCGGGCGCCGTCGGCACGATGGTGGGCCAGATCGCCCGCCTCCGCGGGGCCTCCCGCGTGATCGGGAGCGCAGGATCGGCCGAGAAGGTCGCCCTCCTGACCTCGAAGTACGGTTTCGACGCGGCTTTCAACTACCGCGACGGCGACGTGCTCGGCCAGCTCCAGGCCGCCGCTCCCGACGGCATCGACGTCTACTTCGACAACGTCGGCGGCGACCACCTCTCGGCGGCGTTCGAGACCCTCAACCGCTTCGGGCGCATCGCCGTCTGCGGCGCGATCGGCGCCTACAACGCGACCGGAGCCGAGCAGGGCGTGACGGGGACGACGCGCATCGTCACCCGCAGCCTCCGCGTCGAGGGCTTCACGATGGGCGACCACTGGGACCTCGCGCCGGAGTTCGCGGCCGAGGTCGGCCCGGCGTTCGCCGACGGCCGCTTCGTCTTCGACGAGACCGTGGTCGACGGCCTCGACAACACCTTCGACGCGTTCGTCGGCCTGCTCCGCGGCCAGAACGTCGGGAAGATGGTCGTCCGCCTCTGAGCCGACCCGTCGAGCGCCCCGCGCCCGAGGTCTCTCGACCCGGAGCGCGGGGCGCTCGCCGCGCGGCTGGGCATCAGCCCGGGATGCGACAATGCCGGACGTGATCACGACCGCCCTGCCCGCCGACCACCCGCTCGCGACGGGTGCCACGTCGGCGTCGCCGCTGGTCCGGGCACTCCGAGGCGACCGGCCCGACCGGCTGCCGGTGTGGTTCATGCGCCAGGCGGGTCGCTCCCTGCCGGAGTACCGCGAGCTGCGGGTCGGCACGAAGATGCTCGACGCCTGCCTCGATCCCGCGCTCTCGAGCGAGATCACGCTGCAGCCGGTGCGCCGGCACGGCGTCGACGCGGGCATCTTCTTCAGCGACATCGTCGTGCCGATCAAGCTCGCCGGCGTCGCGGTCGACATCGTCCCGGGCCGCGGACCCGTCCTCGAGACGCCGATCCGGACGCCGGACGACGTCGCGAGGCTGGAGCCCCTCGATCCTGCGGCCCTCGCCCCTATCGCCGAGGGAGTCGCTCAGACGGTCGCCCAGCTCGGCGACACCCCCCTGATCGGTTTCGCGGGCGCCCCCTTCACGCTCGCGGCCTACCTCGTCGAGGGCGGGCCGTCGAAAGACCACCTCCGGGCGCGGGCGCTCATGCACTCCGACCCCGAGACCTGGGACGCCCTGCTCACCTGGGCGGCCGACGTCACGGGGGCGTTCCTCCGGGCGCAGATCCTCGCCGGGGCCAGCGCCGGGCAGCTGTTCGACTCCTGGGTCGGGTCGCTGTCGCTCCGCGACTACGTCGAGCGGGTCGCTCCTTACTCGGCGCGCGCCCTCTCCCACATCGACGACCTCGGCGTGCCCCGGATCCACTTCGGCGTCGGCAGCGGCGAGGTCCTCGCGGCCATGCGCGACGTCGGCACCGACGCGGTCGGCGTCGACTGGCGGATCCCGCTCGACGAGGCGTCGAGGCGCCTGGGCGGGCAGACGCCCGTGCAGGGGAACATCGATCCTGCGCTCCTCCTCGCCCCCTGGCCGGTGCTCGAGGCCCACGTCCGCGACGTGGTGGAGCGCGGCCGGGCCGCACCCGCGCACGTCCTCAACCTCGGCCACGGCGTGAACCCCGACACCGACCCCGCGGTCCTGACCCGGATCGTCGAGCTGGCGCACACGCTGTGAGCACCACCGGAGTCGACGCCGTCGTGATCGGCGGCGGGGTCGCCGGGCTGGTCGTCGCGCGCGACCTCGGCAAGGCGGGGCGCCGCGTGATCCTGCTCGAGGCCTCCGAGCGGCTGGGCGGCGAGGTCAGGCGGCACACCGTCGGCGGGATCGACCTCGACGCCGGCGCCGAGAGCTTCGCGACCCGCGGCGACACGGTCCAGATGCTGGCGACGCAGGTCGGCCTCGGGTCGGAGATCGTGCTGCCCGACCCGCGCGGGGCCTGGGTGATCGAGCCCGACGGACACGCGTTCCCGCTCCCGAAGACGGGCCTGCTGGGCATCCCGGGCACGGCCATGTCGCGCGACGTCATCGACGTCGTCGGGACCGCCGGTGCGCTGCGCGCCGAGCTCGACTCGCTCCTGCCGGGGCCTGTCGGCGCCAAGGAGCAGAAGCTGGGCCCGCTCGTCCGCCGCCGCATGGGACGCGCCGTGCTCGACAAGCTCGTCACCCCCGTGGTCCTCGGCGTCCACTCCGCGCACCCCGACGACCTCGACGTCGACCGGGTCGCCCCGGGGCTCCGCGCCGCGCTCCTCCACCAGAACTCCCTCGCGCGCGCCGTGACAGCCCTCCGCGAGAAGGCCTCGGCAGGATCAGCCGTGGCCGGGATCCGCGGCGGCATCGTGCGGCTCGTCGACGAGCTCGTGGCCGACCTCGAGACCTACGGGGTCGACGTGCGGCTCGGCGCCCGGGCCGCCTCCTACGACGCGGCATCCGTGACGCTGACGTCGGGCGAGCGCATCGCCGCCGACCACGTCGTCGTCGCCCTCGGCGGAGGCGACGCCGCGCGCCTCGACGGAGCCGCCGTCGCCCCCGACGCCGCCGGCCTGATCACGCTCGCCACCCTCGTCGTGCGCGAGCCCGCCCTCGACGCCGCGCCGCGCGGCACCGGGGTGCTCGTCGCCCCCGGAGCCACCGGCATCCGCGCCAAGGCCCTCACCCACGCGAGCATCAAGTGGCAGTGGATCGCCGAGCGCGCCGAGGGGCGCCACGTGCTGCGGCTCAGCTACAGCTCGCCCGCGCTCGACCGCAGCGCCACCGACACCGAGGTCCGTGATGCGGCGCTCGCCGACGCGTCGACGATCCTCGGGGTCCCGGTCGGTGCCGACCGGGTCGACGGCTTCGCGCGCGTCGAGTGGAACGCACCGTTCCGCGGCGCAGGATCCACCGGCAGCGAGGTCGTCCCGGGTGTCATCCGGGTCGGCGGCTCCATCTCCGGCCGGGGCCTCGCCGGGGTCGTCGCCGGCGCCAGACAGGCCGCCCTGGGCATCCTCTCCACGCCGGAGGCGTGACCTCGGCGGAACAGGCGGCCCGCCGCGGTCTAACCTAAGAACCACACCAACTCTGGAGGCTCCATGCAGGGCAAGCTGATCTTCGTCGCAGGCGCGGCCGTCGGGTACGTTCTCGGATCCCGGGCGGGCCACCAGCGCTACGAGCAGATCGCCGCCGGCGCCTCGAAGTTCTGGAACAGCCGGTCCGTGCAGAAGCAGGTCGTGAAGGTCGAGCAGGCCGCCGAGGCCGTTCTGCCCAAGGTCGTCACCGGTCTCTTTCACGTCGTCGTCTGGGCCGTGAAGAAGCTCTTCGGCATCCAGACGAAGCAGAGACCCGCGACCGGTCGCTGACCGTCCTCGCCCCGTCCCCGCCACCACCCGCCCTGAGAGGGAGCACATGACCGAGTCGACTCGAGCCGACAGCATCCACCACGCCAAGAAGTCGCGGTCGCTGTTCGGCCTCATCGCCGACATCCCGACCCTGGTCACCGACCTGGTCAAGGGAGAGATCGCGCTGCTCAAGCAGGAGCTCATCGCCAAGGCGAAGGTGTTCGGCCTCGGCGCCGGACTCATCGTCGGCGCGCTGCTGTTCCTGTTCCTGATGCTCCTGTGCCTCATCGGCGCCGGGATCGCGGCGCTGTCGCTCGTGATGCCCCTGTGGCTCGCCGCGCTGCTCGTCGCCGTCCTGTTCCTGCTCATCGCCGCGGGCCTCGGCCTCCTCGGCTACAGACAGATCAAGAAGGGGCTGCCGGTGCTGCCCAAGCAGACCATCGACAGCGTCAAGAGCGACATCAAGGCCGTCAAGGGCGTGGGCCGGATCCCGCGCTCCGACGTGGGAGGACGACGCTGATGAGCGACGCAGAAGAGATCCAGGCCGCCGTCGACCGCACCCGCGCCGACCTCGCAGCCACGCTGAACGAGCTCGAAGACAAGCTCAACATCCCGAAGCAGCTGGGCGTCAAAGCGCACCAGGCCAAGGCGAGCTACGCGCGCGACCCCAAGCCGTGGCTCATCGGGGCCGCGGTGGTCGTCGTCGCCATAGGCGGCATCGCGCTCATCGCCCTGCGCCGCCGCTAGCCGCCGGACGCCATGCCGACGGTGACACCCCTGTCGCTCCTGGGCGGAGCGCTCCGGTGGCGACGGGCCGGCGAGCGGTGGAGCGTCGCGAACACGCGGCAGCTGCAGGCGCCCGACACCATCCGGGTGACCAGCTCGTCCTTCGACGACGGCGGGGCGATCCCCGCGGCCCACGCCGGTGACGGCGTGGGGGGCAACGAGTCTCCCGCGCTCGGCTGGAGCGGCCTGCCCGAGGCGACCGCGCAGATCCTGCTGGTCATCGAAGACGTCGACGTGCCCCTGCCCAGGCCGCTGCTGCACACGATCGCGCTCGTCGACTCCAGCCTCGACGGCCTGCCCGAGGGCGGACTCGACCGCGAGAACCCGGCGATCCGCTTCGTCCCCGCGGCCTTCGGGCGGAGCGGCTACCAGGGCCCCAGGGCGCTCCCCGGCCACGGCACGCACCGGTACGGCTTCCACGTGCACGCGCTGGACCGCGCCGTGCCTCCGGACGTCTCGCTGGTCGACTTCGCCGAGCTGCTGCCCTGGGTCGACGGCCAGGTGCTCGCGCGCGGCTCCCTGGTCGGGACGCAGCGCCGCTGAGGCCGCCGCCCCTCCACGCCTGAGGGTCTCTCGAACCTGAGAGGGCCGGTTCGAACCTCGCAGGCGGACGGGGGATGATAGTGGCATGAATTCGAGCGCCGACGCGCACACGCAGGCAACTCCCGAGACCCCCGCTCCCGAGGGCTCCGGCGACACCCTGGGCTACACGCTCTGGGCCGTCCTCCGCCGAGACTCGTCCCACCCGTACGTGCCGGCCGACGGCGACGTCGCCGAGCTCGACGAGACCGTCGAGGCCCTGGCCTCGCGGGGCGTCACCGTCCGCGGCTTCTACGACATCAGCGGCTTCAAGGCCGACAGCGACCTCATGATCTGGCTGCACGGCGAGATCCCCGAGGACATCCAGTGGGGCTACCGCGAGCTCATCCGCACCTGCCTCCTCAAAGACTTGGTCCCGGCCTGGAACGCGATGGGCATGCACCGCGAGGCCGAGTTCTCCAAAGACCACAGCCCCGCGTTCATGCGCGGCAAGGAGCCCGAGACGTGGCTCACCGTGTACCCGTTCGTCCGGAGCTACGAGTGGTATCTCCTGCCCGACGAGGAGCGCCGCGCGATGCTCCGAGACCACGGCATGAAGGGCTCCGTCCACCGCCAGGTCCTGACCAACACCGTGGCCAGCTTCAGCCTGGGCGACTACGAATGGATCCTGGCGCTCGAGGCCCCCGAGCTGGTGCAGCTCGTCGACCTCATGCGCGACCTCCGCTACACCGAGGCCCGCCGTCACGTCCGAGAAGAGGTCCCGTTCTACACGGGCCGCCGCATCCCCACCACCGAGATCAGCGAGGTCCTGCGTTGAGCAACATCACGAACGGTCAGCTCGTCAAGGCGGCCACGCCCGCCGCCGCCGAGGGTCCCGAGTGGGTCTCCGAGCCCACCGCCTACGACGCCATCCTGCTCGCCGGCTTCGGCGGCCCGGAGGGTCAAGACGACGTCATCCCGTTCCTGCGCAACGTCACGCGCGGCCGGGGCATCCCCGAGGAGCGCCTCGAAGAGGTCGCCCACCACTACCGCCACTTCGGCGGCATCTCGCCGATCAACGAGCACAACCGCGAGCTGAAGGCGGCGCTCGAGCAGGAGCTCGCCCGTCGCGAGATCGACCTGCCGGTGCTGTGGGGCAACCGCAACTGGGATCCCTACCTCCCCGACGTCGTCCGCGAGGCGTCCGACCGCGGCTACACCAAGCTCATCGCCATCGCCACGAGCGCGTACAGCTCGTACTCGTCGTGCCGTCAGTACCGTGAGGACTTCGCGATGGCCCTCGACGAGACCGGCCTCGCCGACTCGATCCAGATCGACAAGGTCCGCCAGTTCTTCGACCAC is a genomic window of Frondihabitans peucedani containing:
- a CDS encoding phage holin family protein, producing MTESTRADSIHHAKKSRSLFGLIADIPTLVTDLVKGEIALLKQELIAKAKVFGLGAGLIVGALLFLFLMLLCLIGAGIAALSLVMPLWLAALLVAVLFLLIAAGLGLLGYRQIKKGLPVLPKQTIDSVKSDIKAVKGVGRIPRSDVGGRR
- a CDS encoding glutamyl-tRNA reductase, producing the protein MLICLTASHQNASFDLLEKLSVGAPTAAGTLVESSDFVSGAVVLATCNRFEAYLDVDEPLTAASAVAVEATIQTMSAASGVVPSDLRDSVSVITGDGVVEHLFAVSSGLESVVVGEDEISGQVRRALERARDDGTTSRDLERLFQQASHTSRGVKNRTNVGGAGRSLVRLALDLAQSRVTDWSQARILLVGTGMYAATTVAALRDRGAESIGVFSASGRAPWFAAKHQLVAHTDLAEAIAWSDVLITCTSTTEPLVVPSVVEAGVRRLVIDLGLPRNVDPLVARVDGVELLDLETISLHAPLAELSAADDARALVTSAAAEFQAVAAEQSLSPAVVALRKHVFDLLDAEIERARSRGDSSERTEQALRHLAGVLLHTPSVRARELAREGRGEDFRDGLEALFGLTDTRASAPTALRPLGDDRSGEATAV
- a CDS encoding GNAT family N-acetyltransferase, with the translated sequence MLLFRPATLADTSALVDLVQSAYRGDASRAGWTTEADLLDGPRIDAELLAVDLANPDGAVLVGEEDGVILACCNLVRRSDTTGYFGMFAVSPLRQGAGLGKEVLAEAERVARDDWDLSALEMTVLEQRPELIAFYERRGYERTGGFAPFPYGEDRVGLPRRDDLRMVVLRKRL
- the hemE gene encoding uroporphyrinogen decarboxylase is translated as MPDVITTALPADHPLATGATSASPLVRALRGDRPDRLPVWFMRQAGRSLPEYRELRVGTKMLDACLDPALSSEITLQPVRRHGVDAGIFFSDIVVPIKLAGVAVDIVPGRGPVLETPIRTPDDVARLEPLDPAALAPIAEGVAQTVAQLGDTPLIGFAGAPFTLAAYLVEGGPSKDHLRARALMHSDPETWDALLTWAADVTGAFLRAQILAGASAGQLFDSWVGSLSLRDYVERVAPYSARALSHIDDLGVPRIHFGVGSGEVLAAMRDVGTDAVGVDWRIPLDEASRRLGGQTPVQGNIDPALLLAPWPVLEAHVRDVVERGRAAPAHVLNLGHGVNPDTDPAVLTRIVELAHTL
- a CDS encoding protoporphyrinogen/coproporphyrinogen oxidase; amino-acid sequence: MSTTGVDAVVIGGGVAGLVVARDLGKAGRRVILLEASERLGGEVRRHTVGGIDLDAGAESFATRGDTVQMLATQVGLGSEIVLPDPRGAWVIEPDGHAFPLPKTGLLGIPGTAMSRDVIDVVGTAGALRAELDSLLPGPVGAKEQKLGPLVRRRMGRAVLDKLVTPVVLGVHSAHPDDLDVDRVAPGLRAALLHQNSLARAVTALREKASAGSAVAGIRGGIVRLVDELVADLETYGVDVRLGARAASYDAASVTLTSGERIAADHVVVALGGGDAARLDGAAVAPDAAGLITLATLVVREPALDAAPRGTGVLVAPGATGIRAKALTHASIKWQWIAERAEGRHVLRLSYSSPALDRSATDTEVRDAALADASTILGVPVGADRVDGFARVEWNAPFRGAGSTGSEVVPGVIRVGGSISGRGLAGVVAGARQAALGILSTPEA
- a CDS encoding GNAT family N-acetyltransferase, whose product is MPPEGPLQPDGPLQPDGPLQPDGPLEPGSSLTFEARPGRTERLILRPLLDSDLDDVLVYQSDAETLRYMLWPVRDRTDTAEHLHRRTAMTSLRRDGDPLCLAIETQDAPGRVIGEVNIRLTSVEHRQAEVGWVLNPAFQGRGYATEAAASMVDLCVDELHSRRVHATLDPRNTASIGVCRRLGMREEAHFVEDAFFKGEWGDTCVYATLAREWLARREAQSIDIATT
- a CDS encoding YbhB/YbcL family Raf kinase inhibitor-like protein; the encoded protein is MPTVTPLSLLGGALRWRRAGERWSVANTRQLQAPDTIRVTSSSFDDGGAIPAAHAGDGVGGNESPALGWSGLPEATAQILLVIEDVDVPLPRPLLHTIALVDSSLDGLPEGGLDRENPAIRFVPAAFGRSGYQGPRALPGHGTHRYGFHVHALDRAVPPDVSLVDFAELLPWVDGQVLARGSLVGTQRR
- the hemQ gene encoding hydrogen peroxide-dependent heme synthase; this translates as MNSSADAHTQATPETPAPEGSGDTLGYTLWAVLRRDSSHPYVPADGDVAELDETVEALASRGVTVRGFYDISGFKADSDLMIWLHGEIPEDIQWGYRELIRTCLLKDLVPAWNAMGMHREAEFSKDHSPAFMRGKEPETWLTVYPFVRSYEWYLLPDEERRAMLRDHGMKGSVHRQVLTNTVASFSLGDYEWILALEAPELVQLVDLMRDLRYTEARRHVREEVPFYTGRRIPTTEISEVLR
- a CDS encoding DUF3618 domain-containing protein, whose product is MSDAEEIQAAVDRTRADLAATLNELEDKLNIPKQLGVKAHQAKASYARDPKPWLIGAAVVVVAIGGIALIALRRR
- a CDS encoding NADP-dependent oxidoreductase — encoded protein: MSNDTPSGDSTSTSTTTTSSQWHLVARPHGEPVPSDVALRTVDLPPLGEGEVRVANEFLSVDPYMRGRMNDVPSYVPPFRLDEPMTGGAVGRVVESRSSDLPVGTAVSHNDGWRDVAQGPAKAFSRVEELPGVSLSVHLGALGLTGLTAYTGLTRIAGLKEGDVVFVSGAAGAVGTMVGQIARLRGASRVIGSAGSAEKVALLTSKYGFDAAFNYRDGDVLGQLQAAAPDGIDVYFDNVGGDHLSAAFETLNRFGRIAVCGAIGAYNATGAEQGVTGTTRIVTRSLRVEGFTMGDHWDLAPEFAAEVGPAFADGRFVFDETVVDGLDNTFDAFVGLLRGQNVGKMVVRL